A single region of the Aminivibrio sp. genome encodes:
- a CDS encoding polysaccharide deacetylase family protein, which translates to MAETILVIKTDVDTRKGYREGVPRLLEIFRTRNITASFFFSFGPDNSGKAIRRIFRKGFLKKMLRTKAPSTYGFRTLLYGTLLPAPLIVQPEPGIFIRAVEEGHDCGIHSWDHVKWQDRLPRLTEEQIREDFRKAMDLFELYTSQKPKSCAAPGWQVTPSSLAVQDELGFDYCSDIRGSGYAFRPRMEGRTFKTLQIPTTLPTLDEVYGREDIPGDGIVDFYLDQLQPGLNVHTIHAEMEGRSQSALFEKFLDGCAARGVTFRTLHDVAYEISVRKPLVHVCNVVPGELPGRSGTVAVQKCAREEGKE; encoded by the coding sequence GTGGCAGAAACTATTCTCGTCATCAAGACGGACGTGGACACCCGGAAGGGGTACCGGGAAGGAGTCCCGAGGCTGCTCGAGATCTTCAGGACCCGGAACATCACTGCGTCCTTTTTCTTTTCCTTCGGTCCGGACAACTCGGGCAAGGCCATCCGGCGCATCTTCCGCAAAGGATTCCTCAAGAAGATGCTCCGGACAAAGGCGCCGTCCACCTACGGATTCCGCACCCTTCTCTACGGCACCCTCCTTCCGGCCCCCCTCATCGTCCAGCCCGAACCTGGAATCTTCATCCGTGCGGTGGAGGAAGGGCACGACTGCGGCATTCACAGCTGGGACCACGTAAAGTGGCAGGACCGGCTTCCCCGCCTCACCGAGGAGCAGATCCGGGAGGACTTCCGGAAAGCCATGGATCTCTTCGAGCTTTACACCTCCCAAAAGCCCAAGAGCTGCGCCGCCCCGGGGTGGCAGGTCACTCCCTCAAGCCTGGCGGTCCAGGACGAACTGGGCTTCGACTACTGCAGCGATATCCGGGGATCGGGCTACGCCTTCCGCCCCCGCATGGAAGGGAGAACCTTCAAGACCCTGCAGATTCCCACCACCCTTCCCACGCTGGACGAAGTCTACGGCAGGGAAGACATTCCCGGGGACGGGATCGTCGACTTCTATCTCGACCAGCTCCAGCCCGGCCTCAATGTCCATACCATCCACGCTGAAATGGAAGGGCGGTCCCAGAGCGCCCTCTTTGAAAAATTTCTCGACGGCTGCGCCGCGAGAGGGGTCACGTTCCGCACGCTCCACGACGTCGCCTACGAGATCTCCGTCCGGAAACCTCTCGTCCACGTGTGCAACGTGGTTCCCGGAGAGCTTCCGGGAAGATCCGGAACGGTGGCCGTCCAGAAGTGCGCCAGGGAGGAGGGCAAAGAATGA
- the truD gene encoding tRNA pseudouridine(13) synthase TruD, with protein sequence MRIKTTADDFCVEEVLHFTPAKKEMPFRLFLLEKEGWNTSDAIREAASRKKVPLGEIRSLGRKDRHARTVQFLSVPEKFDLACEGEGFSVRSAGYSLKQLEPAVLKGNRFSLVLRDMGDREAERAEIRLEQVSRRGFANYFDDQRFGNVGSKGEFFGEMLVKRRFDAALRKYFSFCHPEAPAYLKKRKALLAEKWGQWEEMEPLCTEPLLKKMLALLKKKGRDGVLACLRLIPAEEMGMYFSAYSSFLWNETLSRFLQGEDGELFPVELRTGQVYQYAGLPEELQRRLLSEPLHTVGPDMPPLPPDLERVFYRLLGERGVRLSKFRMKEISQAYFASFPRQCAVLPEEMEWKREEDALFPGKVALRLRFFLSRGSYATMLLKSVGRVQEPRT encoded by the coding sequence ATGCGAATAAAAACAACGGCAGACGATTTTTGTGTAGAGGAAGTGCTCCACTTCACCCCGGCAAAAAAGGAAATGCCCTTCCGGCTATTCCTGCTGGAAAAGGAGGGATGGAACACATCCGACGCCATCCGTGAGGCGGCATCGCGGAAAAAAGTGCCCCTCGGTGAGATCCGCTCTCTCGGCAGAAAGGACCGCCACGCCAGGACAGTCCAGTTTCTTTCCGTCCCGGAGAAGTTTGACCTCGCCTGCGAGGGGGAGGGGTTTTCCGTCCGGAGCGCGGGGTACAGCCTGAAACAGCTCGAGCCCGCCGTGCTGAAGGGCAACCGGTTTTCTCTCGTTCTCCGGGACATGGGCGATCGTGAAGCGGAAAGGGCTGAGATCAGGCTTGAACAGGTATCCCGAAGGGGATTCGCCAATTATTTCGACGACCAGCGGTTCGGCAACGTGGGAAGCAAGGGCGAGTTTTTCGGGGAGATGCTGGTGAAGAGACGCTTCGATGCCGCCCTCAGGAAGTATTTCTCCTTCTGCCACCCAGAGGCGCCGGCCTACCTGAAAAAACGGAAAGCCCTGCTCGCCGAGAAATGGGGGCAATGGGAGGAGATGGAGCCCCTCTGCACGGAGCCCCTGCTGAAGAAGATGCTGGCCCTCCTGAAGAAGAAGGGGCGGGACGGGGTACTTGCCTGTCTCAGGCTCATACCGGCCGAGGAGATGGGGATGTATTTCTCCGCTTATTCGAGCTTTCTCTGGAATGAAACCCTTTCCCGGTTTCTCCAGGGGGAGGACGGGGAGCTTTTCCCCGTTGAGCTCAGGACAGGGCAGGTGTACCAGTATGCCGGTCTTCCGGAAGAACTGCAGCGGAGGCTCCTGTCGGAACCCCTGCATACCGTGGGGCCGGACATGCCTCCTCTTCCCCCCGATCTGGAGAGGGTTTTTTACCGCCTCCTGGGCGAGCGGGGGGTGCGGCTATCCAAATTCCGCATGAAAGAGATCTCCCAGGCCTATTTCGCTTCTTTTCCGAGGCAGTGCGCCGTGCTACCGGAAGAAATGGAATGGAAAAGGGAAGAGGATGCCCTCTTCCCTGGAAAAGTCGCTCTTCGGCTCCGGTTCTTCCTGTCGAGGGGGAGCTATGCCACCATGCTGCTGAAGTCGGTGGGAAGGGTTCAGGAACCCCGGACGTAG
- a CDS encoding bifunctional UDP-4-keto-pentose/UDP-xylose synthase, translating into MNILILGANGFIGSHLIEGILHTTDWKVNAFDLSGMNLEKFEGNRNFSFTQGDIFTADDWMRKTVAESDVVLPLAGIAKPAYYLSKPLWTFELDFEQNLKIVRMCVDAKKRVIFPSTSEVYGMSSDTVLKEDESPLIVGPICKMRWIYSCGKQMMDRVIAAYGQERGLRYTLFRPFNWIGPRLDTFRDAEERTARSITQMVFDVLSGRPITLVNGGEQHRSFTYVSDGIDALLAIIADEKACDGKIFNIGNPGNNASIKELAHLVIDIMKGIPAFREAAESAKFTVLPAERYYGNGYDDMQNRVPSIEAIGKALGWAPKIPLREAVEKTILSYVEG; encoded by the coding sequence GTGAACATACTGATTCTCGGGGCCAACGGCTTCATCGGATCCCACCTCATCGAAGGCATTCTGCACACAACGGACTGGAAGGTAAACGCCTTTGACCTTTCAGGAATGAACCTCGAAAAATTTGAAGGGAACCGAAATTTCTCCTTCACCCAGGGGGACATCTTCACCGCCGATGACTGGATGAGAAAGACCGTAGCGGAAAGCGACGTGGTCCTCCCCCTCGCGGGAATCGCCAAGCCGGCCTACTACCTCAGCAAGCCCCTCTGGACCTTCGAGCTCGATTTCGAACAGAACCTGAAGATCGTCCGCATGTGCGTGGACGCGAAGAAGCGGGTCATCTTCCCATCCACTTCCGAAGTTTACGGCATGAGCAGCGACACCGTCCTCAAGGAAGACGAAAGTCCCCTCATCGTGGGCCCCATCTGCAAGATGCGCTGGATCTACAGCTGCGGCAAGCAGATGATGGACAGGGTCATCGCAGCCTACGGCCAGGAAAGGGGACTCCGGTACACCCTTTTTCGCCCCTTCAACTGGATCGGCCCCAGGCTCGACACCTTCAGGGACGCCGAGGAACGGACCGCCCGGTCCATTACCCAGATGGTCTTCGATGTTCTCTCCGGCAGGCCCATCACCCTCGTCAACGGCGGTGAACAGCACCGGAGCTTCACCTACGTCTCCGACGGCATCGACGCCCTCCTGGCCATTATCGCTGATGAAAAGGCCTGCGACGGGAAAATCTTCAACATCGGCAACCCGGGCAATAACGCATCCATAAAGGAACTGGCCCACCTGGTCATCGACATCATGAAGGGAATCCCCGCCTTCCGGGAAGCCGCCGAAAGCGCGAAGTTCACCGTCTTACCTGCCGAGCGATATTACGGCAACGGCTACGACGACATGCAGAACAGAGTTCCCTCCATCGAGGCCATCGGCAAAGCCCTGGGCTGGGCTCCGAAAATCCCCCTCCGGGAAGCTGTGGAGAAGACCATTCTCAGTTACGTCGAAGGATAG
- a CDS encoding UDP-glucose/GDP-mannose dehydrogenase family protein, whose product MKLAVVGTGYVGLVTGVCLAKFGNDVVCVDTNAKKIEALSRGTVPFYEPGLEEIIRNNLEAGRLSFSTDLPSALDDALMCFITVGTPSLEDGSADLSAVRSVAETIGRSMKDYKLVVVKSTVPVRTCDFVRQTVAAELGKRDEDIPFDVASNPEFLREGAAVRDFLEPDRVVVGVDCDRSAEIMKELYSFLPPEKIIFMDIRSSEMTKYAANAMLATRISFMNEIAAVCERLGADVEKVRMGMGSDARIGYAFLNAGCGFGGSCFPKDVRALKEFARKEGLEMQILQAVEEVNERQKHVLFGKLLRHFGCLKAKTIGIWGLSFKPKTSDVREAPAQALIADLAAAGAKVQAHDPKAMDETREALGDLQGVLYVNNQYDAVNGADALVLVTEWDIYKQPDFKKIRSLLASPVIFDGRNQYSPAEMKRQGFVYYSIGRGTV is encoded by the coding sequence ATGAAGCTCGCCGTGGTGGGCACGGGATACGTCGGCCTGGTGACCGGCGTCTGCCTTGCGAAATTCGGAAACGACGTGGTCTGCGTCGATACAAACGCAAAAAAAATAGAGGCTCTCTCCAGGGGAACAGTCCCCTTTTACGAGCCGGGACTCGAGGAGATCATCCGGAACAACCTGGAGGCGGGGCGGCTTTCCTTCTCCACCGATCTGCCCTCCGCCCTCGACGACGCCCTCATGTGCTTCATCACTGTGGGCACTCCCTCCCTCGAGGACGGGAGTGCCGATCTCTCCGCAGTAAGGTCCGTGGCCGAGACTATCGGCCGTTCCATGAAGGACTACAAGCTCGTGGTGGTCAAGTCCACAGTCCCGGTGCGCACATGCGACTTCGTCCGGCAGACCGTGGCCGCCGAGCTCGGGAAGCGGGACGAGGACATCCCCTTCGACGTGGCGTCGAACCCGGAATTCCTCCGGGAGGGCGCCGCCGTCCGGGACTTCCTCGAACCGGACAGGGTGGTGGTGGGAGTGGACTGCGACCGCTCAGCTGAAATCATGAAGGAGCTCTACAGCTTCCTCCCCCCAGAAAAGATCATCTTCATGGACATCCGCTCGTCGGAAATGACCAAGTACGCCGCCAACGCCATGCTCGCCACGAGGATCTCCTTCATGAACGAGATCGCCGCCGTCTGCGAGCGTCTGGGAGCCGATGTGGAAAAGGTCAGGATGGGCATGGGTTCCGATGCCCGCATCGGGTACGCCTTCCTCAACGCCGGGTGCGGCTTCGGCGGCTCGTGCTTCCCGAAGGACGTCAGGGCACTGAAGGAGTTCGCCCGGAAGGAAGGGCTGGAAATGCAGATACTCCAGGCGGTGGAAGAGGTCAACGAACGGCAGAAACACGTCCTCTTCGGCAAGCTCCTCCGACACTTCGGCTGCCTGAAGGCAAAGACCATCGGCATCTGGGGGCTCTCCTTCAAGCCGAAGACCTCGGATGTCCGGGAGGCGCCCGCCCAGGCCCTCATCGCCGACCTCGCCGCAGCGGGAGCCAAAGTGCAGGCCCATGACCCGAAGGCCATGGACGAAACCAGGGAGGCCCTGGGAGACCTCCAGGGCGTTCTCTACGTCAACAACCAGTATGACGCCGTCAACGGCGCCGATGCCCTGGTGTTGGTCACCGAATGGGACATCTACAAGCAGCCCGACTTCAAAAAGATACGGTCCCTCCTCGCCTCTCCCGTGATTTTCGACGGTCGGAACCAATACTCCCCGGCGGAGATGAAGAGGCAGGGCTTCGTCTATTATTCCATCGGCCGCGGAACGGTCTGA